In Mercenaria mercenaria strain notata chromosome 15, MADL_Memer_1, whole genome shotgun sequence, a single genomic region encodes these proteins:
- the LOC123555249 gene encoding carbohydrate sulfotransferase 1-like, whose amino-acid sequence MENICKTSKHRATKTVRLTLDNVETILRNNQAVKAIHLFRDPRAIMNSRLTTKWFDVKESLYNDYKLLEADATDLCNRIIHDLRAGIRLKQKYPKRFAFVMFEDLLENQKLKSEILFRFYGLERNNYNDLDRPFLVPEEVHVFKNRKSINKEYENYANWWRLELSVKAMVVIDRACINAVDFLGYKRFYTEDDLRNVSTEAFSFSPQFHIEHLYETHQYEL is encoded by the coding sequence atggaaaatatttgcaaaacttCAAAACACAGAGCTACAAAAACTGTGCGTTTAACTCTAGACAATGTAGAAACAATTCTAAGAAATAACCAAGCAGTGAAAGCGATTCATCTGTTTCGAGATCCACGTGCAATAATGAATTCTAGACTTACAACAAAGTGGTTTGATGTGAAAGAATCCCTTTATAATGACTATAAGTTGCTTGAAGCGGATGCTACAGACTTGTGTAATCGAATAATTCATGACCTTAGAGCTGGCATCAGACTTAAACAAAAATATCCAAAGAGATTTGCTTTTGTGATGTTTGAAGATCTGCTGGAAAACCAAAAATTAAAATCTGAAATCTTATTCAGATTTTATGGActtgaaagaaataattataatgaCCTAGACAGACCATTCCTAGTTCCCGAAGAGGTGCAtgtgtttaaaaatagaaaatctatcAATAAAGAATATGAGAACTATGCTAATTGGTGGAGACTGGAATTAAGTGTTAAAGCCATGGTAGTTATAGACAGAGCGTGCATAAATGCTGTAGATTTTTTAGGTTACAAAAGATTCTATACGGAAGACGACTTGCGCAACGTGTCAACTGAAGCTTTTTCATTTTCTCCTCAATTTCACATAgaacatttatatgaaacacaTCAGTACGAATTGTGA
- the LOC123555206 gene encoding transient receptor potential cation channel subfamily V member 5-like has protein sequence MDKMGDIIEETPIETYQHVPDKLDIYGCIEDIAKYPERAKTRLKTIENIVQELVIQDRLSYLEKDANENRRGETALHTAIKFFQFKSNEEKAVVELLISKLPKLILQDRGSTEYAGQTPLHMAVCKGNIWLVNTLLKQLSKKDTKHWKSTLLKRKATGKMFTNTVMMGELPLSIAALTFNKGMFDLLLNEGADLDGTNRLGDNVCHSLIRYGYLYPNKLNDVLDMCQKINEDPAPYETSARSIKNRKLRKKIWLMENLECQNPLQLAAALGQHQVFSFIMDQEAYCFENSKDGLFDIKIYDVTEIDAISSMKSREITGVNESMPSGLTPENISRRQTTFEFQPFRKSVLMMLFDLEPSVAFQFILFPPLMRVVNQKWNAYRKYFYPWWIFHSVFMFFLTWYCVERSRHNQNTSAGFDVNSAPVFTKDIPNDAFVTAYGVICIVVSVLYIAQDVVRMIKGRMSWTLKSFWNPYSSGWFRVLFILVGLCLIIDFFLAIWSTYYENYLLILAMMLGWFLTIFFIRAIRPFSFFSVMIQKVLIGDMSRFFVIIGIEVLAFATAMHMAIQGSSVADDTDYKNIWRVLFSMFNLMVGIGDMAAIYDTRHPGLCIVILVGFVVMTTLLMVNALIAMMSRTCMELVENVGNVRTRDRHWKLQKLSVILFLESILPNRFIFRVGKEQEIVRYNNTIHRRKLMKRYMLEVRSLQHEDGSEDEDGTFTTSWGFRTAVFNALRNQQNASKDRPLSGISEKLRHIFKKKDKTKKKLHDANEQEQYVEPSEQLPVQVQPPVSHVFGLNPMAADNGFPNGGIAVGNPRPAEIDIYHISHCRQCSVNDVSHDFNH, from the exons ATGGACAAAATGGGAGATATAATTGAAGAGACACCAATAGAAACATACCAGCATGTTCCCGACAAACTTGATATATATGGCTGTATAGAAGACATAGCAAAATATCCAGAGAGAGCAAAAACCAGActaaaaacaatagaaaatattGTACAGGAGCTGGTGATTCAAGACAGGTTATCATATCTAGAGAAAG ATGCAAACGAAAATAGAAGAGGAGAGACTGCTCTCCACACGGCAATCAAGTTTTTCCAGTTTAAAAGCAACGAAGAAAAAGCAGTTGTTGAGTTATTGATCTCGAAGCTTCCAAAGCTCATACTGCAAGACCGTGGGAGCACGGAATATGCCGGACAAACGCCGCTGCACATGGCTGTATGTAAAGGAAATATCTGGTTAGTAAATACGTTGCTGAAACAACTGTCCAAAAAGGACACAAAACATTGGAAATCAACCCTGTTGAAGAGGAAAGCAACTGGGAAGATGTTCACAAATACCGTCATGATGGGAGAATTACCTCTATCCATTGCAGCACTGACGTTCAACAAGG GAATGTTTGACTTGTTACTTAATGAAGGGGCAGATCTTGATGGCACGAATAGATTAGGTGACAATGTATGTCATTCACTTATAAG aTACGGATATTTGTATCCAAATAAGCTAAATGATGTCCTAGACATGTGCCAAAAAATAAATGAGGATCCAGCGCCTTACGAAACCAGTGCACGGTCTATAAAGAACAGAAAACTGAGGAAGAAGATATGGTTGATGGAGAATCTAGAATGTCAAAATCCCTTGCAACTAGCAGCAGCACTTGGACAACACCAAGTATTTTCGTTCATCATGGACCAAGAG GCATACTGTTTCGAAAATTCAAAAGATGGACTGTTTGATATAAAGATTTATGACGTCACAGAAATAGACGCAATTTCCTCGATGAAATCCAGAGAAATAACCGGAGTAAACGAAAGCATGCCAAGCGGATTGACACCCGAAAATATTTCCCGAAGGCAGACTACATTTGAATTTCAACCATTCCGAAAGTCTGTGCTCATGATGCTATTTGACTTGGAGCCTTCTGTTGCATTCCAGTTTATTTTGTTTCCACCACTAATGAGAGTTGTAAACCAGAAATGGAATGCTTATCGGAAATACTTCTACCCTTGGTGGATATTCCACTCCGTTTTTATGTTTTTCCTGACATGGTACTGCGTGGAGCGCTCCAGACACAATCAAAACACTTCAGCAGGCTTTGATGTCAATAGTGCCCCAGTCTTTACAAAAGACATTCCAAACGATGCATTTGTTACGGCCTACGGTGTAATATGTATTGTTGTTTCAGTGTTATATATTGCCCAAGATGTAGTACGTATGATTAAAGGACGGATGAGTTGGACTTTGAAATCATTCTGGAATCCGTACAGCAGCGGATGGTTTCGTGTCCTATTTATTTTGGTTGGACTATGTCTTATCATTGACTTCTTCCTGGCTATTTGGAGTACCTATTATGAGAACTATTTATTAATTCTCGCTATGATGCTCGGCTGGTTTCTcacaatatttttcattagaGCTATTCGACCATTTAGTTTTTTCTCGGTAATGATTCAAAAGGTTCTCATTGGTGACATGTCCCGTTTCTTTGTGATAATTGGTATAGAAGTACTCGCTTTCGCCACAGCAATGCATATGGCAATTCAAGGGTCAAGTGTTGCAGATGATACTGACTACAAAAACATATGGAGAGTTCTGTTTTCTATGTTTAATCTTATGGTTGGCATCGGTGACATGGCTGCAATTTACGACACCCGTCATCCAGGCTTATGCATCGTAATATTGGTGGGTTTTGTTGTCATGACTACTTTGCTTATGGTAAATGCGCTGATAGCCATGATGTCACGAACATGTATGGAACTAGTTGAGAACGTGGGTAACGTGAGAACAAGAGACCGTCATTGGAAACTCCAAAAATTGTCTGTGATACTTTTCTTAGAAAGCATATTACCAAATCGGTTCATCTTCAGAGTCGGAAAAGAGCAGGAGATTGTCCGCTACAACAATACTATACACCGGCGGAAACTAATGAAACGATACATGCTTGAAGTTCGTTCCTTGCAGCATGAAGATGGGTCTGAAGATGAAGATGGTACATTTACTACTAGCTGGGGATTCAGGACTGCTGTTTTTAATGCCCTCAGAAACCAACAAAACGCTTCCAAGGACAGGCCTCTTTCTGGTATCAGTGAAAAACTTCGACACATTTTCAAGAAGAAAGATAAAACGAAGAAAAAACTTCACGATGCCAATGAACAGGAACAGTATGTAGAGCCTTCAGAACAACTGCCGGTACAAGTCCAGCCGCCTGTGTCACATGTTTTTGGTCTGAACCCTATGGCAGCCGATAATGGATTCCCAAATGGGGGAATAGCAGTTGGAAACCCAAGGCCTGCTGAAATCGACATCTATCATATATCTCATTGCAGACAATGTTCAGTAAATGATGTGTCACATGATTTTAACCACTGA
- the LOC123555231 gene encoding torsin-1A-interacting protein 1-like yields the protein MAHKKSVTESSETEPVSRRTRSNKQKTKEEPHRLSDHTEDLVQETKNNDNMVTESGKSVDKNMDKGLSENVLGDNKHSSSKMVTESKSDTMTRNDNPYKVIDDERNETNVEVTESFTQFSEDGCNIVRKRHEINKETPTVRSYMEKGQLDYDTKLNRNEKKHAKNVEIIDHNIKHIKASRKFPWYVLCAAVVVLVLILYWIMTPGQNDEVRGSHTDVPNTRYQSFQDKIELVKIKYLKQTERFWRIVESQLKRLLTETTENYPAVIMIAIPLGQSQTGMCLALDIIHSINNVYGGTFSDTFIDLRSLKGESAAKRKQDLDELLQAALNTNKGVLLDHLEMLEADVALLLHGYCDGDNAPFKSSAIFLLLHTNFNSTSLHDMSVSDTLTELWQAGLGKDEFDALVSRIANNIAAVENEDNFKCNVTEM from the coding sequence ATGGCTCACAAGAAATCAGTTACGGAAAGTTCAGAAACCGAGCCAGTGTCAAGGAGAACTAGATCCAATAAACAGAAGACGAAAGAAGAACCACATCGTTTGTCAGACCATACAGAAGATTTGGTACAGGAAACAAAGAACAATGACAACATGGTTACTGAAAGTGGGAAATCAGTCGACAAAAATATGGATAAAGGTCTGTCAGAAAATGTACTCGGAGACAACAAGCATTCATCTTCAAAGATGGTGACTGAAAGTAAATCCGATACCATGACTCGGAACGACAACCCGTACAAGGTGATAGATGACGAAAGGAATGAGACAAATGTTGAAGTAACTGAAAGCTTCACGCAATTTTCGGAAGATGGATGTAATATTGTCCGAAAACGACacgaaataaataaagaaacaccGACCGTTCGCAGCTATATGGAAAAAGGTCAATTAGATTATGATACAAAATTGAACAGAAATGAAAAGAAGCATGCCAAGAACGTTGAAATAATTGATCACAATATAAAACACATTAAAGCTTCCAGGAAGTTTCCTTGGTATGTTCTGTGTGCCGCCGTAGTTGTACTTGTTCTTATACTGTATTGGATTATGACACCCGGGCAAAATGATGAAGTAAGGGGATCACATACAGACGTACCAAATACCAGATATCAATCATTTCAAGATAAGATTGAGTTGGTCAAAATAAAGTATCTAAAACAAACGGAGAGATTTTGGAGAATAGTAGAAAGTCAGTTAAAGCGACTGCTAACTGAAACCACAGAGAATTACCCGGCTGTAATCATGATCGCCATACCACTCGGACAATCGCAGACTGGAATGTGCTTGGCATTGGATATCATTCACAGTATAAACAATGTGTATGGTGGAACTTTTTCAGATACATTTATTGATCTTAGATCGTTAAAAGGCGAATCAGCTGCCAAAAGAAAACAAGACTTGGATGAACTTTTGCAAGCTGCTTTGAATACGAACAAAGGAGTACTTCTTGATCATCTGGAAATGCTTGAAGCGGATGTAGCATTGCTCTTACATGGGTATTGTGACGGAGATAACGCACCTTTTAAGAGCTCGGCGATATTTCTCTTGCTTCATACAAATTTCAACTCTACTAGTCTTCATGACATGTCAGTGAGTGATACACTTACTGAATTATGGCAGGCCGGTCTTGGAAAAGATGAATTTGATGCTTTGGTGAGCCGAATAGCCAATAATATTGCGGCTGTGGAAAACGAAGACAACTTTAAATGTAATGTGACAGAAATGTAA